The Diadema setosum chromosome 4, eeDiaSeto1, whole genome shotgun sequence genome window below encodes:
- the LOC140226865 gene encoding F-box only protein 39-like yields the protein MEDNPGNPPGNDIMVIDLPDIMVTEVTVQTQDKAPSSPGTSYGVVCDPMVQVDDDDVCDDEEEESIRWDLLPDLVLANVASYLREWDKSEMSLVCKHWNRVILCAPRLWRHRTIRLRGGHRDRHHLNFATLLGRYLNRLHLSSGLRSLRHVRKFQRNFTTILAELYRQNVQLEELSLTELKFHHHFRGTPGGYARKGVIRSARRFLGKQRKLRYLDLNYGGMTCEEGTSLLAAAADKSATSMKALDIEELFRPGEAIHTNSEFSSTLPRFINLTQLTLNYAALSDSLLYNMAAQPAKGKLEYLHVRCIRGENIGHIIGTPAWRAFANTFPGCTLEFSLVGIIRLSDIQRVLTPQMPVHIISILGHNDDSFQPDRTLKYISRYLKRTLEKLTVDVTPCYKMYARGFIDVIRDSSRLRHVEVRGRIRWHVIRDVFEFLDVNFVRKGVCPTLTTLRMMVTSTPLETYEDEAFVIEEFRPVFSRFDLMYELVIEPMFFPLPLEYRAPHRALN from the exons ATGGAAGACAATCCGGGTAACCCGCCGGGTAACGACATCATGGTTATTGACTTGCCCGATATCATGGTAACCGAAGTGACCGTTCAGACCCAAGATAAAGCACCGAGCTCGCCCGGAACTTCGTACGGAGTCGTATGCGATCCCATGGTTCAAGTAGATGATGATGACGTCTGCGATGACGAGGAAGAAGAAAGCATCCGGTGGGATCTTCTCCCGGACTTGGTTTTGGCTAATGTTGCCTCGTATCTCAGAGAATGGGACAAATCCGAAATGTCTCTG GTGTGCAAACACTGGAACAGAGTTATTCTCTGCGCCCCTCGATTGTGGCGACACCGCACCATCCGATTACGTGGAGGACATCGTGATCGACATCACTTGAACTTCGCCACCCTCCTGGGTCGATATCTGAATCGACTCCACCTGTCGAGCGGACTGCGCAGCCTCAGGCACGTCAGGAAGTTCCAGCGAAACTTCACGACCATCCTGGCGGAGCTCTATCGACAAAACGTGCAGCTGGAGGAACTTTCGTTGACGGAGCTCAAGTTTCATCACCACTTCCGGGGTACGCCAGGTGGCTACGCGCGCAAGGGCGTGATTCGCTCAGCCCGTCGATTTCTCGGAAAGCAGCGCAAGCTCCGCTATTTGGACTTGAACTACGGAGGAATGACGTGTGAAGAAGGGACATCACTTCTTGCAGCAGCCGCCGACAAGTCGGCCACGTCCATGAAAGCGCTCGACATCGAAGAATTATTTCGTCCAGGAGAAGCCATTCACACTAACTCCGAATTTTCTTCCACCCTCCCGCGCTTCATAAACCTTACTCAGCTCACTCTGAACTATGCGGCTTTGTCTGATAGTTTACTCTATAACATGGCTGCCCAGCCGGCGAAAGGGAAGTTAGAGTATCTCCACGTGCGATGCATACGAGGTGAGAACATTGGCCACATCATCGGCACGCCCGCGTGGAGAGCGTTCGCCAACACATTCCCGGGCTGCACACTGGAGTTTTCCTTGGTCGGCATCATTCGTCTCAGTGACATCCAGAGAGTATTAACCCCTCAGATGCCGGTTCATATCATCAGCATCTTGGGACATAACGACGACTCCTTCCAACCGGACAGAACTCTCAAGTACATCTCTCGATATCTGAAGAGG ACGCTGGAAAAGTTGACTGTGGACGTCACACCCTGCTACAAGATGTACGCCAGGGGCTTTATTGACGTCATCCGCGACAGTAGCCGACTCCGCCACGTCGAGGTTCGTGGTCGAATCCGGTGGCACGTCATTCGCGACGTCTTTGAGTTTCTCGACGTCAACTTCGTCCGCAAGGGGGTTTGTCCGACGCTGACCACGCTGAGGATGATGGTGACGAGCACGCCGCTGGAAACCTACGAAGACGAGGCCTTTGTCATTGAGGAGTTCCGTCCAGTCTTTTCCCGATTCGATCTCATGTACGAACTCGTCATCGAGCCTATGTTTTTCCCGCTCCCACTGGAGTATCGCGCTCCCCATCGCGCACTCAACTAA